From a single Vitis vinifera cultivar Pinot Noir 40024 chromosome 18, ASM3070453v1 genomic region:
- the LOC132253249 gene encoding coatomer subunit beta'-2-like has protein sequence MAPVLEIEKELVQQSERVKSVDLHPKEPWILASLYSGTVCIWNYLSQELVKPFKVAESPVRSAKFIACKQWVVTGADDKFIRVFDYNTTEKIAEFEAHTDFIRSVAVHPTLPYVLSASDDMLIKLWDWEKGWECTQTFQGHAHYVMQVAFSPKDANTFASASLDGTIKIWNLSSPAPDFTLDGHSKGVNCIDYFMRGSKPYLISGSDDHTAKVWDYEAKSCVQTLEGHTNNVSAVCVHPELPLIITGSEDGNVHIWDGATYRLENTLNYGFERVWALGCMKGSNRVVIGYDKGTIMVKVLRSQSGGFMGIQVEEDEKKEC, from the exons ATG GCGCCCGTATTGGAAATTGAG AAAGAGCTCGTTCAACAATCAGAAAGAGTAAAATCTGTGGATCTACATCCTAAGGAACCATG GATTCTAGCAAGTTTGTATTCAGGAACTGTGTGCATCTGGAACTACCTCTCGCAG GAACTTGTAAAGCCTTTCAAGGTCGCGGAATCACCAG TTCGGTCAGCAAAGTTTATAGCATGCAAACAATGGGTTGTTACTGGGGCTGATGACAAGTTTATCCGAGTCTTCGACTACAATACAACGGAGAAGATTGCAGAATTTGAGGCTCATACTGATTTCATTAGGAGTGTTGCAGTCCATCCTACCCTTCCATATGTGCTGTCAGCTTCTGATGACATGCTCATAAAGCTTTGGGATTGGGAGAAGGGTTGGGAGTGTACTCAAACGTTCCAGGGACATGCCCACTATGTGATGCAAGTGGCATTTAGTCCCAAAGACGCAAACACTTTTGCAAGTGCTTCTCTTGATGGCACCATAAAG ATTTGGAATCTCAGCTCACCTGCGCCAGACTTTACACTGGATGGGCATTCAAAAGGAGTGAATTGCATTGATTACTTCATGAGAGGCTCGAAACCATATCTGATCTCGGGTTCGGATGACCACACTGCTAAG GTGTGGGATTATGAAGCCAAGAGTTGTGTACAAACACTGGAAGGCCACACAAATAATGTTTCTGCAGTGTGTGTTCACCCTGAACTTCCCCTCATCATTACAGGTTCTGAGGATGGAAATGTTCACATATGGGATGGAGCTACTTACAG GCTGGAGAACACCCTGAACTATGGTTTTGAAAGAGTTTGGGCTCTTGGGTGCATGAAAGGCTCAAACAG GGTTGTGATTGGCTATGACAAAGGAACCATTATGGTAAAAGTTCTCCGTTCTCAGAGTGGGGGTTTCATGGGCATCCAGGTTGAGGAGGATGAGAAGAAGGAATGTTGA
- the LOC100251158 gene encoding zinc-finger homeodomain protein 2: protein MELSVVPYGRSAKMEVDDVEEDEAAENKPMVMNPKATAVKPRYRECMRNHAASIGGHASDGCGEFMPSGGGGGGDAASLTCAACGCHRNFHRREVPGAAHLHHHLMHPGPPHAHPMLLYNTTPSPKNASVHALPHKFLGVPAFGGLDHHHHHHQDDGERQYDRRSETPERGDVQIATMMTTTKNKRFRTKFTQEQKERMLELAERLGWRIQKQDDVVLSQFCSELGIKRNVLKVWMHNNKNAHRRREPPPESPPPPPPPPPPSMAPPQAAGV, encoded by the coding sequence ATGGAGCTGAGCGTAGTTCCGTACGGACGCAGCGCCAAAATGGAGGTAGATGATGTAGAGGAGGATGAAGCCGCCGAGAATAAACCAATGGTCATGAACCCCAAAGCAACCGCCGTAAAGCCCAGGTACAGAGAGTGCATGAGAAACCATGCCGCCTCCATCGGTGGCCATGCCAGCGACGGCTGCGGCGAGTTCATGCCCTCCGGCGGTGGCGGCGGAGGTGATGCGGCTTCGCTGACGTGCGCGGCGTGCGGGTGCCACCGCAACTTCCATCGACGGGAAGTACCCGGTGCAGCGCACCTTCATCACCACCTCATGCACCCCGGACCCCCTCATGCTCATCCCATGTTGCTCTATAACACCACTCCCAGCCCGAAGAATGCTTCCGTGCATGCGCTTCCTCATAAGTTCCTCGGTGTTCCCGCATTTGGTGGCcttgatcatcatcatcatcatcatcaggaTGATGGGGAGAGGCAGTATGATCGACGGTCGGAGACGCCGGAGAGGGGGGATGTGCAGATAGCCACGATGATGACGACGACGAAGAACAAGAGATTCAGGACCAAGTTCACGCAAGAGCAGAAAGAGCGAATGCTGGAGTTGGCCGAGAGGCTGGGTTGGAGGATACAGAAGCAGGACGACGTCGTTTTGTCCCAGTTCTGCTCCGAGCTCGGGATTAAGCGTAATGTCCTGAAGGTGTGGATGCACAACAACAAGAATGCACACCGCCGCAGAGAACCTCCACCCGagtctcctcctcctcctccgccACCACCTCCACCGTCCATGGCGCCGCCCCAAGCTGCCGGAGTGTGA